In bacterium, one DNA window encodes the following:
- a CDS encoding TIGR00266 family protein, with protein MQYEILYKPSYSLVKVKMAKGESVTAEAGAMVSMSSSITIATEMKGGLFGALKRSVLGGESFFINTFNANDAGEISFAPPMPGDIAAIELKGQTYFAQSRSYIASSPTIQIDTKWGGAKTFFSKEGLFLLKLTGTGTVFLSSYGAIHEIDLAAGQKYIVDTGHMVSFADGVGYGVKKVGGLKSTIFSGEGLVCELTGPGKIMIQTRSEDAFLSWLIPQLPKSHS; from the coding sequence ATGCAATACGAAATACTCTATAAACCATCATATTCATTGGTCAAGGTAAAAATGGCAAAAGGCGAATCCGTAACCGCGGAAGCCGGAGCTATGGTCAGCATGTCCAGCAGTATTACGATCGCGACCGAGATGAAAGGCGGCCTTTTCGGCGCTTTAAAAAGAAGCGTCCTGGGCGGCGAGAGCTTTTTCATCAACACCTTTAACGCGAACGATGCCGGTGAGATCTCATTCGCACCGCCCATGCCCGGCGACATCGCGGCGATCGAACTCAAAGGCCAGACCTACTTCGCGCAGTCGCGGTCCTATATCGCATCATCGCCCACGATCCAGATCGATACGAAATGGGGCGGGGCCAAGACGTTCTTTTCTAAAGAGGGTCTGTTCCTGCTCAAGCTGACCGGTACGGGCACGGTTTTCCTGTCCAGTTACGGCGCCATCCACGAGATCGACCTGGCCGCGGGTCAGAAATATATCGTGGACACCGGGCACATGGTATCGTTCGCCGATGGTGTTGGTTATGGCGTCAAGAAAGTCGGCGGGCTGAAATCGACGATCTTCAGCGGCGAGGGACTGGTCTGCGAACTGACCGGACCGGGCAAGATCATGATCCAGACGCGCAGCGAGGACGCGTTCCTCTCCTGGCTCATTCCCCAGCTGCCCAAATCGCACAGCTGA
- a CDS encoding small ribosomal subunit Rsm22 family protein — MIIQLPHEIEDLIIDTVGLGTGDYAAKDRLRQLKNDLRTLSSRFAAAAMPGSELSDAYFAYNFALNFMKSFYIGTKLIAQRGAALKNAAKFSILDLGCGEGAGMYGLFYAFSADKTGRQICLTGIDASVSMIGRSAVLGRALSMDRKGCSVEHRKMGIGSDIFKTLGETGKRYDIILFSNSLIEIIKTGMLSYAFIDDAFSCMTSRGSLIVIEPALKDCAHRLMGLRNIIARDSKYEIIMPCGHSSECPLMAVEEREDWCHFSIPWSPPEYLVRLNQGLNREVDMLKFSYLVLSKPIHQSTMPRGHVVISRLIHEKGKRKLFLCTPSGRVEVYRLDKDKSRSNQAFDIIKSGDTIVFKNHVEKRPDLWRIERETKIERQN; from the coding sequence ATGATAATCCAGCTGCCACATGAAATAGAGGACCTTATAATCGATACGGTTGGCTTGGGTACGGGCGACTATGCGGCTAAAGACCGATTACGTCAGTTGAAAAATGACCTGCGGACTCTATCCAGCCGTTTCGCGGCAGCAGCCATGCCAGGATCAGAATTATCAGATGCGTATTTCGCCTATAATTTCGCATTGAATTTCATGAAATCATTTTATATCGGCACAAAGCTGATCGCGCAGCGCGGCGCCGCGCTTAAGAATGCAGCAAAATTTTCGATCCTGGACTTGGGTTGCGGCGAAGGAGCCGGGATGTATGGTTTATTTTATGCGTTTAGTGCTGACAAAACCGGCCGCCAGATCTGCCTAACCGGCATTGATGCTTCGGTATCCATGATCGGGCGGTCGGCAGTATTGGGCCGAGCGCTGTCAATGGATCGTAAAGGATGCTCGGTCGAGCACAGGAAGATGGGCATAGGATCGGATATTTTCAAAACACTGGGCGAGACCGGTAAAAGGTATGACATTATTTTATTCAGCAATTCCCTGATCGAGATCATAAAGACGGGCATGCTGTCCTATGCCTTTATCGATGATGCTTTTTCCTGTATGACCAGCCGTGGGTCATTGATCGTGATCGAACCGGCGCTCAAGGACTGCGCACACCGTTTGATGGGTTTGCGCAACATCATTGCCCGCGACTCGAAGTATGAGATCATTATGCCTTGCGGGCACAGCAGCGAATGTCCATTGATGGCGGTCGAGGAACGGGAGGATTGGTGTCATTTTAGCATACCCTGGAGTCCGCCTGAGTACCTGGTGCGTCTGAACCAGGGATTGAACCGCGAGGTCGATATGCTGAAATTTTCGTACCTGGTACTATCAAAACCGATACACCAGAGTACAATGCCGCGCGGTCACGTTGTCATCAGCCGCCTGATCCATGAAAAAGGGAAACGCAAGCTGTTTTTATGCACTCCATCAGGCCGGGTCGAGGTTTATCGCCTTGATAAGGATAAAAGCAGATCAAACCAGGCATTTGACATCATTAAAAGCGGTGACACAATTGTTTTTAAGAATCATGTAGAAAAAAGACCTGATCTCTGGCGGATCGAGAGAGAGACTAAAATAGAAAGACAAAATTAA